Proteins encoded in a region of the Mycolicibacterium duvalii genome:
- a CDS encoding GntR family transcriptional regulator has protein sequence MSERLQGIASLSAQTRRKTYEHVYRALRHALITGQIPHGTHLVETELAAQLGVSRTPVRDALRRLESDGFAERGSGGGLWSRGIGADEIEDLFLVRAELEKLAARLACERAKPEQWAEPRALLDAMVEVIDAHGVGSEEFSEIHLAFHSSIYRIAFGDRFAGLLDGYLLQCLDVAAELSYRDPGRTLPAVEQHQLLLDELCSGDVGRAVAAAEAHVRRGADDAQRAHTDTTLS, from the coding sequence GTGAGCGAGCGTCTGCAGGGAATCGCCTCGTTGTCGGCCCAGACGCGCCGCAAGACCTACGAACACGTGTACCGGGCGCTGCGGCACGCGCTGATCACCGGTCAGATACCGCACGGCACCCATCTGGTGGAGACGGAGCTGGCCGCTCAGCTCGGGGTGAGCCGGACTCCTGTGCGGGACGCGTTGCGTCGCCTGGAAAGCGACGGATTCGCCGAACGGGGTAGCGGGGGCGGGCTGTGGTCGCGAGGCATCGGCGCCGATGAGATCGAGGACCTGTTCCTGGTTCGCGCCGAACTGGAGAAGCTCGCGGCGCGGCTGGCCTGCGAACGCGCCAAACCGGAGCAGTGGGCCGAACCCCGCGCCCTGCTCGATGCGATGGTCGAGGTGATCGACGCACACGGCGTCGGCTCCGAGGAGTTCTCGGAGATCCATCTGGCGTTTCACAGCTCGATCTACCGCATTGCGTTCGGTGACCGGTTCGCCGGGCTCCTCGACGGTTATCTGCTCCAATGCCTCGACGTGGCCGCCGAGCTGAGTTATCGCGATCCCGGCCGCACGCTACCGGCGGTCGAGCAGCATCAGCTCCTCCTCGACGAGTTGTGCAGCGGTGACGTCGGCCGCGCGGTCGCCGCGGCCGAAGCGCACGTCCGCCGCGGCGCCGACGATGCGCAGCGTGCGCACACCGACACCACCCTGTCCTGA
- a CDS encoding allophanate hydrolase-related protein, with amino-acid sequence MFLNGTAMSGQKDHGCIAGLARPLGPATTAPDFRFFAVRDEFPGLFPVSSGGLPIVGELYEMSDSLLFDTLLPQEPKELELGTIHLACGTAVRAMILQPNRIATGDKVVDIADFGGWRAYQSHLAANARVHDVLGL; translated from the coding sequence ATGTTCCTCAACGGCACCGCCATGTCCGGCCAGAAGGACCATGGCTGCATCGCCGGTCTAGCGAGGCCTCTCGGTCCGGCCACCACTGCGCCGGACTTCCGGTTCTTCGCCGTTCGCGACGAGTTCCCCGGCCTGTTCCCCGTATCGAGTGGTGGGCTGCCGATCGTCGGCGAGCTCTACGAGATGTCCGACAGTCTCTTGTTCGACACGCTCCTACCGCAGGAGCCCAAGGAGCTCGAGCTCGGGACGATTCACCTCGCCTGCGGAACGGCCGTACGAGCAATGATCCTGCAGCCGAACCGGATCGCGACCGGCGACAAAGTCGTCGACATCGCCGACTTCGGCGGTTGGCGCGCCTACCAGTCCCATCTCGCGGCCAATGCCCGGGTTCATGACGTCCTCGGGCTGTGA
- the hydA gene encoding dihydropyrimidinase translates to MSLLIKGARVVTAADDYVADVYVADGKVTTIGAALDIPADQVIDASDCYLLPGGVDPHTHLAFSLASTTTADDYESGTIAAAMGGTTTVVNFAQQRRGQHLRAAIDDGLAAAEGKAVIDYAQHIVITDMAAESLGEIDELVDEGVTSIKMFMAYPGELMVDDATLFQVIERAGQVGALCCIHAENGPVIDVLVRRALAQGRTNPSWHGRTRPELAEAEATHRAIALAEMADAPVYFVHLSCAEALQEVTGARDRGRPVFAETCPHYLFLDSSVYDDESFDTAKYVLTPPLRPSHHQQHLWRGLRTDDLQVVSTDHCPFCLNGQKTIGAHDFSKIPNGGPGIEHRLQLMYSGGVVAGHLSLRRMVDVFSTTPARLFGLFPRKGAIAVGSDADLVIFDPNGSTTISAETHHMKVDYSMYEGWTLRGAVRSVISAGRPVVVDGLFVGKHGAGRYLRREQSGQL, encoded by the coding sequence GATCGACGCGAGCGACTGCTACCTGTTGCCGGGCGGGGTGGATCCGCACACCCATCTGGCGTTCAGCCTGGCCAGCACCACCACCGCCGACGACTATGAGTCCGGCACGATCGCCGCAGCGATGGGCGGCACGACGACGGTGGTGAACTTCGCCCAGCAGCGCAGGGGGCAGCACCTGCGGGCCGCGATCGACGACGGGCTGGCCGCGGCCGAGGGCAAGGCCGTCATCGACTACGCCCAACACATCGTGATCACCGACATGGCCGCCGAATCGCTCGGCGAGATCGACGAACTGGTCGACGAGGGTGTCACCAGCATCAAGATGTTCATGGCGTACCCGGGTGAGCTGATGGTCGACGACGCGACCCTGTTCCAGGTCATCGAGCGGGCCGGCCAGGTCGGCGCGCTGTGCTGCATTCACGCCGAGAACGGTCCGGTCATCGACGTGCTGGTGCGCCGCGCCCTGGCCCAGGGCCGCACCAACCCGTCCTGGCACGGCCGCACCCGGCCCGAGCTGGCGGAGGCCGAGGCCACCCACCGTGCGATCGCGCTGGCTGAAATGGCGGACGCGCCGGTGTATTTCGTGCACTTGTCGTGCGCGGAGGCGCTGCAGGAGGTGACCGGGGCCCGTGACCGCGGGCGGCCGGTGTTCGCCGAGACGTGTCCGCACTACCTGTTCCTGGACTCCAGCGTCTACGACGACGAGAGCTTCGACACCGCCAAGTACGTGCTCACTCCGCCGCTGCGCCCGTCGCACCACCAGCAACATCTCTGGCGGGGCCTGCGTACCGACGACCTGCAGGTGGTGTCGACCGACCACTGCCCGTTCTGCCTCAACGGCCAGAAGACGATCGGTGCCCACGACTTCTCGAAGATTCCCAACGGCGGCCCCGGGATAGAACACCGTCTGCAGTTGATGTACTCGGGCGGTGTTGTGGCGGGACATCTTTCGCTTCGGCGGATGGTCGACGTCTTCTCCACCACGCCTGCGCGGTTGTTCGGCTTGTTCCCGCGCAAGGGCGCCATCGCCGTGGGGTCCGATGCTGATCTCGTGATCTTCGATCCGAACGGTTCGACGACCATCAGCGCCGAAACCCATCACATGAAGGTCGACTACAGCATGTACGAGGGCTGGACTCTGCGTGGTGCGGTTCGCAGCGTCATCTCGGCGGGACGCCCGGTCGTGGTCGACGGCCTCTTCGTCGGCAAGCACGGTGCGGGACGGTACCTGCGACGCGAACAGAGCGGGCAGCTGTGA